In the genome of Deinococcus radiopugnans ATCC 19172, the window CGCTGTTCGAGGACGTGGGGCAGGCGCGCACCAAATATGGGTTGCGCGCCCTGATGACCCTGCGCGGCGTGCCCGTCATCTGGCAGGGCACCGAGATCGCCATGCGCGGCGGCGCGGACCCCGACAACCGCCGCGACATGCGTTTCGAGGAAAAGTGGACACCCCAGGAGAAGAGTGTGTTCGGGGTGGCCCAGAATGCCATCGCGGTCCGGCAGGCCAATGTGGCCCTGAGCCGGGGCACGCTGGCGCTGCTCAGGACGCCGCAGAGTCTCGCGGACCGGCTGCTGCTGTTCACGCGCGAACACGATGGCCAGCGGGTGCTGGTGGCGTGGCACGGCGGCAAGGAGCGGCGCAGCTATTCGGTCCGGCTGAGCAGCCTGGGCCTGAGCGCCGCGCCGGGCGCAGTCATCCCGACGCTGTTCGCCGGGCAGAACGCCAAGATTCGCGTCAGCAACGGCTTCCTGCACCTGAGCCTGCCCCCCGAGGACGCGGCGGCCTTCAAGCTGGACTGAAGGGTGCGCGTCAGGCCGTCCACTCCACCACCACCGACACCGGACGCGGGAAATGTCGCAGGCGGGCGAAAGTGATGGGCAGCGCGTCTGGCCGGATGGTCTCTGACCATAGACGCTCCAGCACTGGATCGGTGTTTTGCCACAGCCAAGCTGCGTAGGCCGCGTAATCCTCGCCGTCGCCCGAGGCCACGACGCTCAGTTCGCGGGCATGGAAGGCGGGCGGCAACGTGGGCGCCCCCCAGTTGCCGTCGCTGAGTACGCAGCAGCGTCCGCCGGGGCGAAGATGCGCGAGCAGTTCCGCGAAGCCGTGCGGGGCCGCGCTGCATTCCAGCCCCACGTCGTAGGCGTCGTGTGGGAGGTGGCCCGGTGTGGAGGCTGCCGCCGCGCCGAAGGCCAGGGCCAATTCGCGCCGCTGGGTGTCCGGTTCCAGCACCGTCACGTTCCGCACGCCGCGCCGGGTCAGGTTGAACACGCTCAGCAGACCCAGCAGGCCCGCTCCGGCCACCAGCACACGCTCGCCGGGCTGCGGCGTAACCCTGCGAATGCCCTTGTGGGTCTCCTCACCCAGAATGACGGCCAGCGCCTGCCGATCTGGAATGTGGTCTGGAACGGGAACCACCCTCCCGGCCTGGTGAATGCCTGTGCTGGCATGGCCCAGGGTGGTGATGACCCGCACGCCCACCGCTAACCCCACATCCGCCTCTACCTCTGTCACCACGCCCAGCGTCTGATAGCCCAGCCGACTGGGGAACGGCCCATCCCGCGCCACGCTCAACTCCGAGGCCACGCTGATGGCGCTCAGGATCGTTCGCACGCGGACTTCGCCGGAACCGGGCGGCGGCAGCGTCACCTCTTCCCAGCAGAATTCATGCGGGGCGGTCACGGTCAGGCGGCGTGGCACCCCCGTATTCTGCTCCCTTGACCCTCACGTCGCGTCAGCCCTTACGCTGCTGGGCATGGAGGCCACAGGCGCGACCGCAGAGCAGACCTGGACGGTAGGCGAGGTGGCGCTGCTGACCCGCCTGAGCGTCCGCACGCTGCACCACTACGACGACATCGGGCTGCTGCGGCCCGGCGCGCGGACGGAGGCGGGTTACCGCCTGTACACCCCGGCCGATCTGGCGCGGCTGTGGCGCGTGCTGAGCTACCGCGAGTTGGGCTTTCCGCTGGCCGAGATTGCGCGCGTGCTGGACGCCCCGCCCGGTGGCGAAGTGGCGGCCTTGCGAACCCAGGTGGCCCTCCTGCAAGAAAAGCAGCGCCGCACGCAGACCACGCTGGACGCCGCCCTGGTCTACCTACGGGCCGCCGAACGCGGCCAAGGAGTTCCGACTATGACCAACGCAGAACTGAAAGACATCTTCGACGGCTTCGATCCCGCCGAACACGAGGCCGAGGCCCAGGAACGCTGGGGCGACACCGACGCCTACCAGCAGAGCGCCCGGCGCACCAGCCGGTACACCAGGGCCGACTGGGAGACCGTCAAAGCCGAGATGAACGCCATCTACGCCCGCTATCTGGCGCTGATGCGTGCCGGCACACCGCCCCATTCTGCCCAGGCAAAAGCCGTGGCCGCCGATCACCGCGCCCACATCTCGGCCCGCTACTACGACGCCTCGCCAGAGATGATGCGTGGGCTGGCGCAGATGTGGGTGGCCGACGAACGTTTCACCGGCAACATCGACCGTGCGGGTGAGGGACTGGCAGCGTATTCCAGCGCGGCGGTGCTGGCTTGGGCGGAGGGGCTGCGGTCGCAGGACGCGGGAAGCGGTGCGCGGTAAGAGCTTTTTCCCGCCTCCTACATACTGCGTACCGCCCACCTAGATCACCCGCCGTTCCACGCCCATCTGCCCGCGCCCCAGCCGCCGTTCCAGCGCGCGCACCAGCCGGGTCAGGGTAAAGGTCAGCAGAAAGTATACCAGCGCCAGCACGGCGTAGACCTCGAACTGGCGGTAGGTGACCCCGGTGATGTACTTGCCCTGCGCGAACAGTTCCTGCAGGGTCACGGCGCTGGCCAGGCTGCTGCCCAGGATCAGGCTGACGAACTCGTTGCCCAGTGCGGGCAGCGCCACCCGCCACGCCTGCGGCAGCACCACGAAGCGCACGGCCTGCGCGCGGCTCAATCCCAGGCTGCGGCCCGCCTCGATCTGGCCCATCGGCACGCTATTCAGCCCGCCCCGCACGATTTCGGAGGTATACGCCGCCGAGTACAGGCCCAGCGCCAGCACCGCCGCCGGAAAGCCGTCCAGCGTGAGGCCCAGTGCGGGCAGGCCGTAATACACCACGCTCAGGAGCACGATCAGCGGAATGCCGCGCACCACCTCCACGTAGGCGTTGCCCAGCGGCCCCAGCCCCGGCACCCGGAACACCCGCACGATGCCCAGCAGCGTGCCCAGCACCACCGACACGCCCAGCGCGCACAGGCTGACCGCCAGCGTGAGGCCCAGCCCCGACAGCAGCAGGCGCGGATAGTCGCCCGAGAGAATGGTGCGGAATCCTTCGGCTAGATCGGCCATGCGCCCCGCAGTGTAGGACGCGGGGGCCGGGACGCGCCCGCCCACAGCCCCGCGCCCCATCTGCTAGCCTCCGCCCATGTCGGCCCCTGCCCCCGCCCGCCCCCGCCTGCGCCTGCGCGTCACGGCGGCGGCGGAAGGTTACGTGCGCGCCGGGCATCCCTGGGTCTACGAATCCAGCGTGCGCGAGCAGAACAGGAAAGGCGAGGCCGGGGAGCTGGCAGTGATCTACGACCGCCGCGACCGCTTTCTGGCCATTGGCCTGTACGATCCGCACTCGCCGCTGAGAGTGCGCGTGCTGCATGCCGGGCCACCGCTCACCCTGGACGACGCGTGGTGGGCCGCCCATCTGGACGCGGCCCTGCTGAGGCGTGAGCCGCTGTTCGGCCCGGTGGGCGGCGAAGGCGATACGGACGGCCACCGCCTCCTGAACGGCGAGTCCGACGGCTTTGGCGGTTTGGTGGTGGACCGTTACGCGGGTGTGCTGGTGTTGAAGGTCTACACGGCGGCGTGGTTTCCCCATCTGGAGCGAATGCTGGGCCTTCTCTCGGAACGCTTCCCCGACTTTGCGATGGTGCTGCGCCTCAGCCGCAATATCCAGACACTGGCGGCAGCCGCAGGCCTGGCCGACGGGCAGGTTCTGGCAGGTGACCTGCCCCAGAATCCCGTCGTGTTCCACGAATCCGGTTTAGCCTTCGAGGCCGACGTGCTGCGCGGCCAGAAGACCGGCTTCTTTCTGGACCAGCGCGAGAACCGGCGCCGGGTGGAGGGGCTGTCAAAGGGCAGGCGGGTGCTGAATGCCTTTTCCTTTTCGGGCGGCTTCTCGCTGTACGCGGCGCGGGGCGGGGCGGCCGGGGTGGTCAGTCTGGACCTCAGCCCGCACGCGCTGGCCGGAGCGGAGCGCAACTTCGCCCTGAATCCGGCCCTGACCACCCCGCACGAAACGGTGCAGGCCGATGTCTTCGACTGGCTCTCGCAAACGCGCCGCAGCTTTGATCTGGTCGTTCTTGATCCGCCGTCTCTGGCCCGCCGCGAAACCGAGCGGGCCGGGGCCATCCGCGCCTACGGACGGCTGGCGGCGGACGGCATCGCCCGACTGGCCCCCGGCGGCATTCTGCTGAGCGCCTCGTGCTCGGCCCATGTCAGTGCCGAGGAGTTCTGGAACGCGGTGCGCGGGGCGGCCACGGCCAGTGGGCGGAAATGGAAGGAACTTGCGACCACTCGCCACGCCCCGGACCACCACGCCAGCTTTGCCGAGGCCGAGTACCTGAAGGCGATTTACTTGGAGCTGGATTGAACCGGAGGCGGCCGAGGCGGGACGCGGGTGACCGGCGAGGGTTCACATCCAAAGCGTGCGCCTTTCCCCTGCGTGCCCGGCCGATCTGCTAAACTCCTGCCCATGAAGACCGTGTGTTGCCCCTGTTTGCGGTAAAGCAGCGCCTGTCTGCCGTCCGCGCCCTGACATTGCTGTTGAGGCGCGGCTTTTTCTTGCCTTCTCCAACTTTCAGCCCCTCAAGGAGCCGCCCGTGACCACCACCGCCCAGCCGGATTCGAACATCGTCCTGTACGACACCATGCAGCGCCGCAAGGTGCCGTTTACCCCCACCACGCCGGGGCACGTCGGCATGTACCTGTGCGGGCCGACCGTGTACAGCGACGCCCACCTGGGCCACGCCAAGAAGGAGGTGGCCTTCGATGTGATTCGTCGCGCCTTCATGCACTTCGGCTACGCGGTGCGCTACGTGGCGAACATCACCGACGTGGGCCACCTGCAGGACGACAGCGACGACGGCGAGGACAAGATCGCCAAGCGCGCCGCGCTGGAGCGTCTGGAGCCGATGGAAGTGGCCGACAAGTACTTCTGGTCCTTCATGGACGACATGGCCGCCCTGAACGTGCTGCGCCCCAGCATCAACCCGCGCGCCACCGGCCACATCACCGAGCAGATCGCGCTGATCGAGGAACTGATCGAACGCGGCCACGCCTACGAATCCGGCGGCAGCGTGTACTTCGACGTGCGAAGCTGGCCCGAGTACGGCAAGCTGTCGGGCCGCAGACTCGACGATCAGGAGGAAGGCACCCGCGAGGCCGTGCGCGGCGACAAGCGCGACGCCCGCGACTTCGCGCTGTGGAAGCGGGCGGAGGGGGGGCACATCATGCGCTGGCCGTCGCCGTGGGGCGAGGGCTTTCCGGGCTGGCACATCGAATGCTCGGCCATGAGCCTCAAGTACCTGGGCGAGGGCTTCGACATCCACGGCGGCGGCCTGGACCTGGAATTCCCGCACCACGAGGCCGAGATCGCGCAGGCCGAGGCGGCGGGCCACGCCTTCGCCCGCTACTGGATGCACAACAACATGCTGACCATCGGCGGCGAGAAGATGAGCAAGAGTAAGGGCAACTTCACCACCATCGAGGACGTCCTGAAGCGCCATGACCCGATGGTGGTGCGCTTCCTGCTGGTGGGCAGCCACTACCGCTCCATCACCGAGTTTTCCGATGCTGCCTTTGAGGCGGCCAGGAACGGCTATCGCCGGCTGACCGAAACCCTGCACGAGATCGAACGTCGGCTGGCCGATGCGCCGGACGGGAGCGACGCCGCGCTGGAGGGCAAGATCGAGAAGCACGTTCAGGCCTTCGAGGCCGCCATGCGCGACGACTTCAACACGCCCAAGGCGGTGGCGGCCCTATTCGGCCTGAGCGGTGACGTGAACGCGGCGCTGGCGGCGGGCAAGGTGGGCCGGGCCACGCTGACTCGGGCGCGGGGCGCCTTCCGCACCCTGGGCGGCGGCGTGCTGGGCCTGTTTGCCGGAGGCAGTGCCGAGCGGGAGGACGACTCGCAGGTGGTGGACACCCTGATGGAACTGGTCCTGAAGGCCCGTCAGAACTACCGACTGAACAAGCAGTACGCCGAGTCGGACGAACTGCGCGACACCCTGACCGGGGTGGGCGTGACGGTGGAGGACACCAAGGACGGCCCGCGCTGGCGGCGCTAAGGGCCAGCTGCGGGTTGCCAGATGCGGCCTGGACGCGGCGTGGGCTTTGTGCCTTAGAGGCGCGGCGCGGCGTCTGCCGGGGCTTTGAGAACCGTCACGCCCGATTCGGTCAGGTCGTGCGGCAGGTCATCCTCGATGTCGTCCAGATTCATGGCGCGCAGTTCGGGGGCCAGGTACGCGGTCACGCCCACCACGATCAGGGTCACGATGCCGCCCAGCCACACGCTGCGGGCGGTGCCCAGCAGGCTGGCCGCCACGCCGCTCTCGAAAGCGCCCAGCTCGTTGCTCGCGCCGATGAACATGCCGCTGACCGAATTGACCCGTCCGCGCATGTGGTCCGGCGCCTTGAGCTGCAGGGTGGCGCTGCGGATGACCATGCTGATGCCGTCGAACAGGCCGGTGGCGATCAGCGCGGCGACGCTCAGGTAGAAGTTGTGGGACAGCCCGAAAGTGATGATGCTGACGCCGAAACCCGCCACCGCCACCAGCAGCGTGCGTCCGGCGTTGCGGCCCGGCGGATGGCGGGTGGCGTACAGCATGACCCCCAGCGCCCCCACGCTCGGGGCGGCCACCAGCACGCTCAGGCCAATCGGCCCCACCCGCAGGATGTCGGAGGCGAAGATAGGGAGCAGCGCCACCGCCCCGCCGAACAGCACGCTGAACAGATCCAGCGCCATGCTGCCCACCAGCACCTGCCGCCCCACCACGAAAGCCAGCCCCTCCTTGATGCTCTGCCACAGGGGTTCGCCGGGGATGAAGCGTGGTTTCGGCTTGGGTTTCACGTAGGCCACGCACGCCAGCGACACCAGCAGCAGCGCGCAGGCCACGCCGTAGGCGCCCGCCGCTCCCACCGAGGCGTACAGCACCCCGCCCAGCGCCGGGCCGGTGATGGCCGCCGCCTGCCCCGCGCTGGAGCGCCACGCCGAGGCCCGCAGCAGCAGCTCGCGCGGGACCACCTGGGCCTGAAAGGCGGGCAGCGCCGGATCGGAAAACCCCCGCGCCACCCCCAACGTGAAGATCAGGGCCAGAATCGGGACGATGCCTCCCACCGTGGCGTGCGGCGCGTACAGCGCGAACAGCAGGGCGCACACCACCTCCACGCTGATGGTCATCAGCAGGATGCGGCGGCGGTCATTGCGGTCCGCGACCACGCCGCCGAACAGCGCCAGGCTCAGGGCCGGAATCGCCTCCACCAGCCCCAGGATGCCCAGCGTCAGCGGGTTTTTGGTGATCTGATACAGCTGGTAGGCCACTGTCAGGGCCACGGCGCGGCTGGCCAGCGTGCTGGTCACGGCCGCCAGCAGCATGGCGCGGAATTCCGGCAGGCGCAGCACATCCCGGCCTGCCGTGGTCTGGGCTTCGGGCGTGGAATTCACCCGCGCAGTTTAGGCCCGCAGTCCGCGGCTGTCTGAGTGCCACTGCTGAAGTGACATGGCGCTCCTCGCCCGCTCAAAACTGGACGGCGGCCACCAGCGGTGGAGCCACCGCCTGTCTCTCGTGACCCGTCCGGGGGGCGGCCTGGGAACATTCTTTTTCAGAGTTGTCCCGTATTCTGAAGGGATGCTGATTCTGGAAGGGAAATATGTGGTGCAGCCGAACAAGAAGCTGGCGATCTATGCCGAGGGCAAGACGCTGCCCGCCGGGACGCTGGAAAGCGATATCGAGGCCTTGCAGAAAAACTGCCAGGGCAAGGGCCGCTGCGACGTGCAGGTCAACACCCAGCACGGCATCATGCGCGGCACGCTGATCGAGAAGAAGCCTTACAAGTTCAGCGGCTGGCACTTCGAGGGGCATCTGGCGTTTCCGCCCAAGGCCTGAACTGCCCTGTCGTGAACGGCGCCGCTCTCCTCCTGATGAACCGGGAAGAGGGCGGCGCTTTCGTATGTCCTTCAGCGTCAGGCAGGCTAGCCGGTGACCAGCTCGCCCCACTGGCCCAGCACCAGGTAGATGATCCAGCCGGTAATGGCGACGTACAGCCACACCGGAACGGTCCAGCGCACCCAGGCGCGGTGCCTGTTGAAGTAGGGCAGGGCGGCGGGCGCGTCGATGTTGTTCAGGTTCCCGGCCCGCTTCAGGCCGTTCCAGGCATTCCACAGCGCCACCAGCGCCAGCGGCAGGTTGGCGGCGGCCAGGATGATGTGGCTGATCAGCAGGATGTAGTACGCCGGTTTCCAGGCTGCCGGCCCGGTGAAGACCTTCTCGTAGCCCAGGCCCAGGCGGGTCAGGTACAGCACCAGAAAGACTGTGGCCAGCGCGCTGGCCGTGAGCATGGCGCGCATGTGCCACACACGCCGGCCCGTGCGAATGAAGTACACGCCCGTACACAGGGCGATCCCGCTCAGAACGATCATGATGACCGCCCACTCGTTGATGATTGGTGCCATATCGCCGGGCAGTCTAGGGCCAGGGTGGGGGGCAGGATGGCCCGGTGTGCAGGGTCAGCAGTGGGGCCAGGGAAGATACGTGGTGCGGGCGTGGCACCGATCCGCCTCCCACTGCCCCTGGTCCGTCCAGCTCTGGCGCCGCCCAATCCCCACCGGGGGACAATCCGCCGCCAGTACAGGCGGGTAGAATGCGAGCTGTCATTCGCCGCCCGGTTTCTGAGCGCTCTATGCGTGGTGGGACCGGGGGGCAAGGGAAGGTGAGGAGTTGAGCAGAACGCTGACTGCCCCGCGCACGCTGCCGGGGGTGTGGTTGCCCCGGCTGGCCTGGGGGGCGCTGGCCTACAACGTATTGGTGATCCTGTGGGGCGCGGTGGTGCGCCTGACCGGGGCCGGGGCCGGTTGCGGGGACCACTGGCCGCTGTGCAACGGCGTGGTGGTGCCGCAGAATCCGACGCTGCATACGGTGATCGAATTCAGCCACCGCCTGACCAGCGGCGCCAGCGGCCTGCTGGCCATCGCCCTGGTCGGGCTGGCCTTTCTGGTCACGCGGCCCGGCCACCCGGCGCGCTTCGGCGCGGTGCTGAGCCTGGGCCTGATCGTTCTGGAAGGGCTGGTGGGCGGCGTGCAGGTGCTGCTGGGCCTGACCGCCCAGAGCACCGATCCGGCGCGCGGCTTCGTGCAGGGCATTCACCTGGCCAACACCTTCTTGTTGCTGGGGGCGCTGCTGCTCACGGCGCTGTGGGCGTCCGGCGCACCCCGGCTGCGGCTGCGCGGGCAGGGGCTGGCCGGCCTGTGGAGCTTCACTGGCCTGGGGCTGGTGCTGGCGCTGGGCATGGCCGGGGCCGTGACGGCACTGGGCGACCTGCTGTTCCTCCCGGCCGACGGCACGCCCATCGACACGGTGCGGCGCGACTTCGCGGCCACGGCGGGCGTGATCGAGAACCTGCGCGTCGTTCATCCCATGCTGGCGGTGCTGACGGCGGCCTTTCTGGTGTGGCTGGGCCTGTTCCTGCGCCGCGAACGGCCCTCGGCCCAGGTCAACCGCTGGAGCGTGACGCTGTGGGGGGTGCTGGCCCTGCAGATGGTGGCGGGCTTCGCCAACGTGGCCTTCAAGGCCCCGGCGTGGATGCAGCTCACGCACCTGCTGCTGGCCTGCGCCCTGTGGCTGGCCGCCGTGCTGCTGACCTACCACGCGCTGACGGCGCTGCGGGCCACGCGTCCGGCCCCGGCGGGGGTGGCGGCGTGACCACCACCGGACTGTCGGGAACGCCGGTGCGGGCCACCTGGCGCGACTATCTGGCGCTGACCAAACCCAAGGTCATCTCGCTGCTGCTGTGGACCACCGTGACGGCCATGTTCATGGCGGCGCGCGGCTGGCCGGGGCTGTGGCTGCTGGTGGTGGTCAGTCTCGCCGGATTCATGTCCGCCGGGTCGGCGGGCGTGTTCAACATGATCATCGACCGCGACATCGATCTCAAGATGGCGCGCACCGCCAAGCGGCCCACCACCAGCGGGCTGATCAGCTCCCGCGACGCGGCCATTTTCGGGACCACCTTGCAGGTGCTGTCGTTCGTTCTGCTGTGGGTCTGGGGCTCTCCGCTGGCCGCCTGGATGAGCCTGGCGGGCTTCGTCACCTACGTGGTGATCTATTCCATGCTGCTCAAGCGGCACACCTGGCACAACATCGTGCTGGGCGGGGCCGCCGGGTGCTTTCCGCCGCTGGTGGGCTGGGCCGCCGTCACCGGGGACCTGAACCTGTTCGCGTGGTTCCTGTTCGCCATCATCTTCTTCTGGACGCCGGTGCATTTCTGGGCGCTGGCCCTGATGATCAAAGACGAGTACCGCGAGGTGGGCATTCCCATGCTGCCGGTGGTGCACGGCGACAAGCTGACCGTGGCGCAGATCGGCCTGTACGCCATCTACACGGTGGTGCTGTCGCTGATGCCCGCGCTGCTGCACGAGGTCGGCGCCATCTACGTGATCAGTGCGGCGGCGCTGGGCGGCTGGCTGCTGGTGCTGTCGTGGCGGCTGTACAAGCACATCTTTGCGGGCCACAAGGTCGAGCGGAAGGTGGCCGTGCCGCTGTACCTGTACTCAATGCTGTATCTGGCGATCCTGTTCGTGATGGGCGCCGTGGACCGGATCGTCTTCGCACATCTGGGCTGATCCGTCCATCCGGGCTCAGGCGCCCGTTACAGGCCGGGCCGCGCGGGCGCCTCACAGGACGGGCAAAAGGGCCTGTTTCTGCGGCGTCGCAAGGACACTTGCCCACCCTGAGGTCTGCTTAGATGGGGGGGGCGCTTGACCGTTCGGTCAGCCTCGCTGGGTTCCGGGGACGTGGGCGCGGCAGCAAACGCCCAATCTGCCGCGTGAGGCGTTAAACTGCCAGGGAATCAAAGTAGACAGCATGGACAAGCACAGGACTCACGGCGTCAGGGTCGCAACACAGGATCCAGGGCAAAGGATAAGGAGCGGAAGTTGAATACCATACACCGTCACAGCGGCCAGTCTCAGGGGGAGCACCCGCCTCACGGGCAGTCAGGGACAGCGGCCAGGGAGAGTCTGCGGCGCAAGCTGAGCATCGGCCTTGTGGCCAGCCTGGGAGCGACGCTGCTCAGCGGCTGCGGCTCGCAACAGCTGGTGACCTTCGGGGATATGGCGTCGGGCTTCAACCGCGAAGTCGCGTTCATGAGCATCTTCGCCATCGCCCTGTCGGTCATTATTTTCGTGGCCGTGTCCTACGCGCTGTTC includes:
- a CDS encoding COX15/CtaA family protein, with protein sequence MSRTLTAPRTLPGVWLPRLAWGALAYNVLVILWGAVVRLTGAGAGCGDHWPLCNGVVVPQNPTLHTVIEFSHRLTSGASGLLAIALVGLAFLVTRPGHPARFGAVLSLGLIVLEGLVGGVQVLLGLTAQSTDPARGFVQGIHLANTFLLLGALLLTALWASGAPRLRLRGQGLAGLWSFTGLGLVLALGMAGAVTALGDLLFLPADGTPIDTVRRDFAATAGVIENLRVVHPMLAVLTAAFLVWLGLFLRRERPSAQVNRWSVTLWGVLALQMVAGFANVAFKAPAWMQLTHLLLACALWLAAVLLTYHALTALRATRPAPAGVAA
- a CDS encoding MerR family transcriptional regulator yields the protein MEATGATAEQTWTVGEVALLTRLSVRTLHHYDDIGLLRPGARTEAGYRLYTPADLARLWRVLSYRELGFPLAEIARVLDAPPGGEVAALRTQVALLQEKQRRTQTTLDAALVYLRAAERGQGVPTMTNAELKDIFDGFDPAEHEAEAQERWGDTDAYQQSARRTSRYTRADWETVKAEMNAIYARYLALMRAGTPPHSAQAKAVAADHRAHISARYYDASPEMMRGLAQMWVADERFTGNIDRAGEGLAAYSSAAVLAWAEGLRSQDAGSGAR
- the cysS gene encoding cysteine--tRNA ligase — its product is MTTTAQPDSNIVLYDTMQRRKVPFTPTTPGHVGMYLCGPTVYSDAHLGHAKKEVAFDVIRRAFMHFGYAVRYVANITDVGHLQDDSDDGEDKIAKRAALERLEPMEVADKYFWSFMDDMAALNVLRPSINPRATGHITEQIALIEELIERGHAYESGGSVYFDVRSWPEYGKLSGRRLDDQEEGTREAVRGDKRDARDFALWKRAEGGHIMRWPSPWGEGFPGWHIECSAMSLKYLGEGFDIHGGGLDLEFPHHEAEIAQAEAAGHAFARYWMHNNMLTIGGEKMSKSKGNFTTIEDVLKRHDPMVVRFLLVGSHYRSITEFSDAAFEAARNGYRRLTETLHEIERRLADAPDGSDAALEGKIEKHVQAFEAAMRDDFNTPKAVAALFGLSGDVNAALAAGKVGRATLTRARGAFRTLGGGVLGLFAGGSAEREDDSQVVDTLMELVLKARQNYRLNKQYAESDELRDTLTGVGVTVEDTKDGPRWRR
- a CDS encoding DUF420 domain-containing protein — protein: MAPIINEWAVIMIVLSGIALCTGVYFIRTGRRVWHMRAMLTASALATVFLVLYLTRLGLGYEKVFTGPAAWKPAYYILLISHIILAAANLPLALVALWNAWNGLKRAGNLNNIDAPAALPYFNRHRAWVRWTVPVWLYVAITGWIIYLVLGQWGELVTG
- a CDS encoding theronine dehydrogenase — protein: MPRRLTVTAPHEFCWEEVTLPPPGSGEVRVRTILSAISVASELSVARDGPFPSRLGYQTLGVVTEVEADVGLAVGVRVITTLGHASTGIHQAGRVVPVPDHIPDRQALAVILGEETHKGIRRVTPQPGERVLVAGAGLLGLLSVFNLTRRGVRNVTVLEPDTQRRELALAFGAAAASTPGHLPHDAYDVGLECSAAPHGFAELLAHLRPGGRCCVLSDGNWGAPTLPPAFHARELSVVASGDGEDYAAYAAWLWQNTDPVLERLWSETIRPDALPITFARLRHFPRPVSVVVEWTA
- a CDS encoding MFS transporter translates to MNSTPEAQTTAGRDVLRLPEFRAMLLAAVTSTLASRAVALTVAYQLYQITKNPLTLGILGLVEAIPALSLALFGGVVADRNDRRRILLMTISVEVVCALLFALYAPHATVGGIVPILALIFTLGVARGFSDPALPAFQAQVVPRELLLRASAWRSSAGQAAAITGPALGGVLYASVGAAGAYGVACALLLVSLACVAYVKPKPKPRFIPGEPLWQSIKEGLAFVVGRQVLVGSMALDLFSVLFGGAVALLPIFASDILRVGPIGLSVLVAAPSVGALGVMLYATRHPPGRNAGRTLLVAVAGFGVSIITFGLSHNFYLSVAALIATGLFDGISMVIRSATLQLKAPDHMRGRVNSVSGMFIGASNELGAFESGVAASLLGTARSVWLGGIVTLIVVGVTAYLAPELRAMNLDDIEDDLPHDLTESGVTVLKAPADAAPRL
- a CDS encoding amino acid ABC transporter permease, whose protein sequence is MADLAEGFRTILSGDYPRLLLSGLGLTLAVSLCALGVSVVLGTLLGIVRVFRVPGLGPLGNAYVEVVRGIPLIVLLSVVYYGLPALGLTLDGFPAAVLALGLYSAAYTSEIVRGGLNSVPMGQIEAGRSLGLSRAQAVRFVVLPQAWRVALPALGNEFVSLILGSSLASAVTLQELFAQGKYITGVTYRQFEVYAVLALVYFLLTFTLTRLVRALERRLGRGQMGVERRVI
- a CDS encoding 23S rRNA (cytosine(2499)-C(5))-methyltransferase; this translates as MSAPAPARPRLRLRVTAAAEGYVRAGHPWVYESSVREQNRKGEAGELAVIYDRRDRFLAIGLYDPHSPLRVRVLHAGPPLTLDDAWWAAHLDAALLRREPLFGPVGGEGDTDGHRLLNGESDGFGGLVVDRYAGVLVLKVYTAAWFPHLERMLGLLSERFPDFAMVLRLSRNIQTLAAAAGLADGQVLAGDLPQNPVVFHESGLAFEADVLRGQKTGFFLDQRENRRRVEGLSKGRRVLNAFSFSGGFSLYAARGGAAGVVSLDLSPHALAGAERNFALNPALTTPHETVQADVFDWLSQTRRSFDLVVLDPPSLARRETERAGAIRAYGRLAADGIARLAPGGILLSASCSAHVSAEEFWNAVRGAATASGRKWKELATTRHAPDHHASFAEAEYLKAIYLELD
- a CDS encoding heme o synthase, with product MTTTGLSGTPVRATWRDYLALTKPKVISLLLWTTVTAMFMAARGWPGLWLLVVVSLAGFMSAGSAGVFNMIIDRDIDLKMARTAKRPTTSGLISSRDAAIFGTTLQVLSFVLLWVWGSPLAAWMSLAGFVTYVVIYSMLLKRHTWHNIVLGGAAGCFPPLVGWAAVTGDLNLFAWFLFAIIFFWTPVHFWALALMIKDEYREVGIPMLPVVHGDKLTVAQIGLYAIYTVVLSLMPALLHEVGAIYVISAAALGGWLLVLSWRLYKHIFAGHKVERKVAVPLYLYSMLYLAILFVMGAVDRIVFAHLG